One region of Flavobacterium pisciphilum genomic DNA includes:
- the pdxA gene encoding 4-hydroxythreonine-4-phosphate dehydrogenase PdxA — MIKNAENIIVGISIGDLNGIGSEVVLKTFEDSRMLELCTPVIFANVKILSFIKKNFTSSVMLHGIDKLDQILPGKINVYNLWREGIDINLGTNDDKVGGYAIRSFVAATKALKEGIVDVLVTAPINKYNIQSETFKFPGHTDYLDQELEGNALMMMVQDNLRVGLLTDHIPLSEVASHLTEELIERKIQTIKQSLIQDFSINKPKIAVLGLNPHCGDGGVIGKEDDAVLKPALKKIFDKGTLVFGPFPADGFFGSSQYEKYDAIVATYHDQGLIPFKTLSFGKGVNYTAGLNKVRTSPDHGTAYDIAGKDIADYNSFKEAVYLAIDIFRSRNQYEEISKKPLKIKEKQL; from the coding sequence ATGATAAAAAATGCAGAAAATATAATCGTCGGAATTTCAATTGGAGATTTAAACGGTATTGGAAGCGAAGTTGTTCTTAAAACATTCGAAGATTCTCGAATGCTAGAGCTGTGTACCCCAGTTATTTTTGCAAATGTAAAAATACTGTCGTTTATAAAAAAGAATTTCACGTCATCAGTAATGTTGCACGGAATTGATAAATTGGATCAGATTTTACCAGGAAAAATTAATGTTTATAATCTTTGGAGAGAAGGTATTGATATTAATTTGGGGACTAATGATGATAAAGTAGGAGGGTATGCGATACGATCTTTTGTTGCTGCAACAAAAGCTTTAAAAGAAGGAATTGTTGATGTTTTGGTTACTGCGCCTATTAATAAATATAATATTCAGTCAGAAACATTTAAATTTCCGGGGCATACTGATTATTTGGATCAAGAGTTAGAAGGTAATGCTTTGATGATGATGGTTCAAGATAATTTAAGAGTTGGTTTGTTGACAGATCATATTCCGTTAAGTGAAGTAGCTTCACATCTTACAGAAGAATTAATCGAGCGAAAAATCCAAACGATAAAGCAGTCGTTGATTCAAGATTTTAGTATTAATAAGCCAAAAATTGCAGTTTTAGGACTAAATCCACATTGTGGAGATGGTGGTGTAATTGGTAAAGAAGACGATGCTGTTTTGAAGCCAGCATTAAAGAAAATATTTGATAAAGGAACATTGGTTTTTGGACCTTTTCCTGCAGATGGTTTTTTTGGAAGTAGTCAATATGAAAAATATGATGCAATTGTAGCGACATATCATGATCAAGGATTGATTCCTTTTAAGACATTATCATTTGGTAAAGGGGTTAATTATACAGCAGGTTTAAATAAGGTCAGAACCTCGCCAGATCACGGTACGGCGTATGATATTGCTGGGAAAGATATTGCAGATTACAATTCATTTAAGGAGGCTGTTTATTTAGCAATAGACATATTTCGCTCTCGTAATCAATATGAGGAGATTAGCAAAAAACCTCTCAAAATAAAAGAAAAACAGTTATAA
- a CDS encoding YceD family protein, with the protein MSKTKEYLIPFVGLKLGKHHFEYQISNVFFEDFDYDEFQNSDIKVNLVLEKKSNMLELSFKHIGTVNVPCDLTSEDFDLPLKGKMKLLVRFGEAFNNDNEELLILPYGEFEIDIAQYIYEMIALSVPLKRIHPGIKDGSLKTEALDKLNELTIKEQKEESTKEEDIDPRWDKLKKLLTDK; encoded by the coding sequence ATGAGCAAAACAAAAGAATATTTAATTCCATTCGTTGGGTTAAAGTTAGGTAAACACCATTTTGAGTATCAAATAAGTAATGTGTTCTTTGAAGACTTTGATTATGATGAATTTCAAAATTCAGATATTAAAGTAAATTTAGTTTTAGAGAAGAAAAGCAACATGTTAGAGTTGAGTTTCAAACATATAGGGACAGTGAATGTGCCATGTGACTTAACGAGTGAAGATTTTGATTTGCCTTTAAAAGGTAAAATGAAGTTATTAGTTCGTTTTGGAGAAGCTTTTAATAACGACAACGAAGAACTGCTTATTCTGCCTTATGGTGAATTCGAAATAGATATTGCACAATATATCTATGAAATGATTGCACTTTCGGTACCTCTAAAAAGGATTCATCCAGGGATTAAAGATGGAAGTTTAAAGACGGAAGCTTTAGATAAACTGAATGAGTTGACTATAAAAGAACAAAAAGAAGAGAGTACAAAAGAAGAAGATATTGACCCTCGTTGGGACAAATTAAAGAAACTATTAACGGATAAATAA
- the rpmF gene encoding 50S ribosomal protein L32, translated as MAHPKRKISKTRRDKRRTHYKATVAQIATCPITGEAHLYHRAYWHEGKMYYRGQVVIDKSVAVA; from the coding sequence ATGGCACATCCTAAGAGAAAAATCTCGAAAACAAGAAGAGATAAGAGAAGAACACATTATAAAGCTACTGTAGCTCAAATCGCTACATGTCCTATTACTGGAGAAGCACATTTATACCACAGAGCTTACTGGCATGAAGGAAAAATGTACTACAGAGGGCAAGTTGTTATAGATAAATCTGTAGCTGTTGCTTAA